The following coding sequences are from one Oscarella lobularis chromosome 19, ooOscLobu1.1, whole genome shotgun sequence window:
- the LOC136198627 gene encoding uncharacterized protein — protein sequence MERHRESLQAQVESWRNECCRLETEKTEKDDELQAEMRTAEEFKKDLREFKDVLSITADQVTLTDEKLGSGAYADVIIGRWHGISIAVKKFHALITTPATIPLFQREVLVASRLHHLNIIRVCGAVTDERIPFQIVSELLEGSVCEVITAAHLSTSYLSSFEQLSIVVQITSAIAYLHGLKPRPYVHADIRPTNALVTKDMKVKIADLGAAHLLESSKSAGPLSPQYLAPERMPPHYVAGREFETAEESDDWLSYAIVQKSQAIEKESGVR from the exons ATGGAAAGGCATCGCGAGTCCCTTCAGGCACAAGTGGAAAGTTGGAG AAACGAATGTTGTCGTCTTGAAACCGAAAAGACGGAAAAAGATGATGAACTTCAAGCTGAAAT GAGAACAGCCGAGGAATTTAAAAAAGACCTTCGCGAGTTTAAGGACGTACTTAGCATTACTGCAGACCAAGTTACCCTAACGGATGAAAAACTCGGCTCTGGAGCATATGCAG ACGTCATTATCGGTCGCTGGCACGGGATTTCAATCGCTGTGAAGAAATTCCACGCTCTCATCACTACCCCAGCAACAATTCCGTTATTTCAGAGAGAAGTTCTTGTGGCGAGTCGACTCCACCATCTCAACATTATCCGTGTATGCGGTGCTGTGACGGATGAAAGAATCCCATTTCAAATTGTTTCTGAATTGCTCGAGGGATCGGTGTGCGAAGTGATCACTGCAGCTCACTTATCGACATCTtatctctcttctttcgagCAGCTTTCCATCGTCGTTCAGATAACGTCTGCAATTGCTTATCTTCACGGACTCAAGCCTCGTCCCTACGTTCATGCTGACATTCGTCCGACAAATGCATTGGTGACGAAGGATATGAAAGTGAAAATAGCTGACTTGGGAGCTGCTCATTTGCTGGAGAGCTCCAAATCAGCCGGGCCACTTAGTCCCCAGTATCTTGCGCCGGAACGAATGCCACCCCACTatgtggcgggaagagagtttgagACGGCGGAGGAATCCGATGATTGGCTCAGCTATGCGATTGTACAAAAGAGTCAAGCCATTGAAAAGGAATCAGGAGTGCGATGA
- the LOC136198628 gene encoding kelch domain-containing protein 2-like, producing the protein MASAALPDSRFDHESALIGDDLYVFGGKTADNGYFFPREEIWTCNVRDKKWMCRVAEGDDIPPPCNGAQCVVIDGIIYSYGGRLNNSGDDLEDVFGLNPQEMKWLRIATPPDEKKPWKRHEACLWAIGGRFIMFGGGCDRIPRDHLQLGAESDWDVNDELYEFIFEKNRE; encoded by the coding sequence atggcCAGCGCCGCACTACCAGATTCTCGATTCGATCACGAAAGCGCGttgatcggcgacgacttgtACGTCTTCGGCGGCAAGACGGCTGACAACGGATATTTTTTTCCCCGGGAGGAAATCTGGACTTGTAACGTTCGCGATAAGAAGTGGATGTGTCGGGTTGCCGAAGGAGACGACATTCCTCCGCCCTGCAATGGAGCACAATGCGTGGTCATCGATGGGATTATTTATTCGTACGGTGGTAGACTAAATAATTCAGGCGATGATCTTGAAGATGTGTTTGGATTGAATCCCCAAGAAATGAAATGGCTTCGAATAGCCACGCCGCCTGATGAGAAGAAACCGTGGAAACGTCACGAAGCCTGTTTGTGGGCAATTGGAGGACGATTCATTATGTTTGGAGGAGGTTGCGACCGTATTCCTCGAGATCATCTTCAATTAGGAGCCGAAAGCGACTGGGACGTGAATGATGAGCTTtatgaatttatttttgagAAGAATAGAGAATAA